The region GGATCGGCACCCTGCCATGAATACACGACCTGGTCGTCGTCGCCGGCGATCAGCACCTGCTCGACGTGCGGTTTCCACTCTTCATAGACATCGTACTGCAGCGTCGTGATGTCCTGAAACTCGTCGATCACCAGGTAGTCGACGCTTGGAATCAACGAGCGCTGTTTGACGCGCTCGAGCATGTCTGCAAAGCCAATCTTGCCCTGTTCGCCCTTGTAGGTGCGCCAGCCGCGAATCGCCTCGGGAACGTCGATCCGGTCGTCGTCGCTCGGCCAGGTTGGCGTGTACTTATTGCCTTCCTGGGCATTCGAGTCAATCTCTGGAGGAAGGCGAACCTCCTCTTCGTCCCACTGGAAAGGCACGTCGTACCAGTCCGAAACGTCACGGCTCGTTCGCTGGAGCCACTGACTGGTCGCGATAATCTTGTTTCCGATCGTCGTTGACCGCGCCGTTCGGCGGCCAGCACCCGAGTACTCGTCTTCGAACTCGAGGCCGAAGTCCTCACAGAACTCCTCTTTTTCGGACTCGCCAATAACGTCGTTTCGAGAGAGATCCAACAGATCGTACGCTTTGGCGTGCATCGTACAGACGTTGCCCTGGAGTGCACGTGGACTCTCGTCGAGTCGCTCAGCCAGTCGTTCACGAACCTCCTGTGCGGCCGCTCGCGTGTACGAGACGACGAGGATGTCCCGGAACGTCACGCCATCCTGCTCAAGAATTTCTTCGACGTGATCCAGAAGTGCGGTCGTCTTCCCGCTGCCCGGACCACCGAACAACCGGGTCACCTTCGTCTCCGTAGTAGCCATTGTACCCATTCAAGAGCGCGACACTCTTAAGTGGCGTGGGTTCTTTCGAATGTAATTCCGAGAAGAAGCGACGAGAAATAAATATGACCATACACCACTTACGAGGATGGGTTTCGCGGCGATCGCGCTCGCCGAATCTCTGCCCCATCGCGGATTTTGTCTTGACAATCCGGGCACACACGTGGATTATCGACCCCACGCGGTGTAAACACGCGTGCGTAAGTGTCAGTTACGAACGACCCACAGTTCTGGCATTCCGGCATAGTTTCTCAACAGATTTATCCGCAACCACACGCCATAATTGTATCGCCCATATGCAGTAGAATAATTAACCCCCACCGAGGACTCTACCTCAGTGCAGTGACCGCATCGCTATTTGGTCTGTACCGTGGCTTCTAAAAACGCCGGAATGGCGCTGAGTGTGGCAATTTTATGCTATTCGTGCGGAGAGGATACCGGTTGATCGAGTGCTAGTGTCTCGGATCCCACCCACAGACGGTACAGGTCGTTGCAGACTCATCATGAAGCCCGCCACAATCTGGACACTGCTTTTTGTTATACTCTTGTTCCCATCCACTCTCCTCGACGGAGTGGCCGCGGTTGGTCAGGAACTGGTCAAAAACATCGTCGGCATCAGTGGGTGAGGATGCCATGAGCGTGACAATGACTTACACAGTATTAAGTTGTTGGGTTGGTACGAGAGGCTGCCTCATTCTTGTGCGTATGTAACACACTCGAGCGTGATTGTTCATGCGCCCTCTCAAATGGTCTATCGAGTCGATGGAACTGACCCGCGACTTTTTGCCACTCTCACCCCAACACCCGCCTATGAGCGATCTCCGCCTCAACGCAACCCAACTCGATCGCTACTCGAGACACGTCATCATGGACGAAATCGGCCCCGATGGACAACAGCGACTGCTCGAGGGCAGCGTCCTCGTCGTCGGTGCAGGTGGGCTTGGCTCACCAGCGATCCAGTACCTCGCCGCAGCGGGTGTCGGTCGCCTCGGCATCGTCGACGACGATACCGTCGAACGATCGAATCTCCAGCGCCAGATTATCCACGCCGATGCCGACGTTGGCCGCCCAAAAGTCGAGAGCGCAGCCGACTATGTCGCCGCGCTCAACCCCGATATCGACGTCGAAACATACGACACACGGCTCTCTCCATCGAACGTCGCAGCACTCGTTGACGACTACGACATCGTCCTCGACGCAAGCGACAACTTCCCCACTCGCTACCTGCTTAACGACCACTGCGTTCTCACGAACACACCGCTTTCACACGGTGCAATCTACCGATTCGAAGGCCAGATTACGACCTTCTCGAACGCTCGTACCGGCGACTCGAGTCCACCATGCTATCGCTGTCTCTTCCCTGAAGCCCCCGAACCCGGTACGGTCGCAGACTGTGCCACAACCGGTGTCCTCGGCGTTCTCCCCGGGACTGTCGGTTGTATCCAGGCCACCGAAGTCATGAAATATCTTCTCGGAAACGGCGACCTCCTCGAGGGGCGACTGCTCATCTACGATGCAATGGAAATGAGTTTTGAGCCAGTCGAAATCCGACACAACCCGGCCTGTCCAGTCTGTGGTGACGACCCCGAGATTACATCCGTCGAGGACGCAACCTACGACGGAACCTGTTCACTTTCGGCCGACTAACACAGATCCTCAGTACTCGATCCGGGCGTTCCGTCTCTCACCCACAGCCGCGATACGTTCTGAGCCGTCCACTCAACTTTCCCATGCCGATCACCGCCAGGCACGCAATAAATGCGATCGTCCCGAGTTTCCCGCCAGCCCCATCAAAGGCCGGCATCACCGCCAGATACACCACTCCACAGACTCCGCCCGCAAGCCCAACGTGAACCGTGTCGAGACGTGCCAGACTCGACATTCCAACAAACGACGCACAGAACGCAACCGCCGCAAGCATCGATCCAGTCGAACCCGAAAACACCAGCGGAAACGAAATGCCAGCGACGACACCAACCACTCCAGAGCCGACAACGGCCCCCAACCCAAGGCGAGTACTCACAAGAACCGTTACTACGGCACCCACAACCGCAACCGGAACCACCCACGC is a window of Natronolimnobius sp. AArcel1 DNA encoding:
- a CDS encoding HVO_0416 family zinc finger protein; translation: MASSPTDADDVFDQFLTNRGHSVEESGWEQEYNKKQCPDCGGLHDESATTCTVCGWDPRH
- a CDS encoding molybdopterin-synthase adenylyltransferase MoeB, which gives rise to MSDLRLNATQLDRYSRHVIMDEIGPDGQQRLLEGSVLVVGAGGLGSPAIQYLAAAGVGRLGIVDDDTVERSNLQRQIIHADADVGRPKVESAADYVAALNPDIDVETYDTRLSPSNVAALVDDYDIVLDASDNFPTRYLLNDHCVLTNTPLSHGAIYRFEGQITTFSNARTGDSSPPCYRCLFPEAPEPGTVADCATTGVLGVLPGTVGCIQATEVMKYLLGNGDLLEGRLLIYDAMEMSFEPVEIRHNPACPVCGDDPEITSVEDATYDGTCSLSAD